A region from the Nematostella vectensis chromosome 13, jaNemVect1.1, whole genome shotgun sequence genome encodes:
- the LOC125559075 gene encoding melatonin-related receptor-like, translating into MLMASIGMPLSLVTVIAGKWVFGDALCQYQGFIGTFLGTVSLLTIMLTAINRYCKITWTASRYASTFTRASTLRRISLVWGLAFLPPIIYLLTGHRYVYHPGKAMCFFDLNNASTLYAVSTITLVVFLPFCTITFCYYKVYKSVRNHNKVAVQDAREETPGPFGISEIKLTKMLFAILLGFLVCWSPFVAIDVINSINGQFSQDRWVYLVYTGCAGLASCVNPLIYSVMNAGFREEFKAMLAFRIRRDNGVNPTRPRSEANKITS; encoded by the exons ATGCTCATGGCTTCTATAGGAATGCCGCTGAGTCTTGTAACAGTGATCGCGGGCAAGTGGGTATTCGGGGATGCCCTCTGCCAATACCAGGGGTTCATAGGGACATTTCTAGGAACGGTGTCGCTTCTCACGATAATGCTAACAGCAATTAACCGTTACTGCAAAATAACCTGGACTGCGTCACGATACGCTTCCACGTTTACCCGCGCGTCTACGCTAAGGAGAATATCTCTTGTTTGGGGACTTGCTTTTCTTCCTCCTATCATTTATTTACTAACGGGCCATCGCTACGTCTATCACCCTGGTAAGGCAATGTGCTTCTTCGACTTAAATAATGCCAGCACTCTCTACGCTGTTTCTACGATTACACTAGTGGTGTTTCTGCCTTTTTGTACGATAACGTTTTGCTATTATAAAGTATACAAGTCCGTGCGTAATCACAATAAGGTCGCGGTCCAGGACGCTCGAGAAGAAACGCCTGGGCCATTTGGCATCTCCGAGATAAAACTAACTAAAATGTTATTCGCGATTTTGTTGGGTTTTCTTGTCTGTTGGAGCCCATTCGTTGCCATCGACGTTATAAACTCGATCAATGGTCAGTTTTCCCAAGATCGATGGGTCTATCTTGTTTACACAGGATGCGCGGGCTTGGCAAGCTGCGTGAATCCGCTGATCTATTCAGTGATGAACGCTGGCTTTCGGGAAGAATTCAAAGCGATGCTGGCATTTCGGATCCGAAGAGATAACGGAGTTAACCCGACGAGACCGCGAAGTGAGGCCAACAAGATAACGAG TTGA